The segment TGGATGGAAACCAAGGGCTGAACCACGCCGGAAGGATGGGACAGCGTCACAGGCCCCAGTGGCCCTGAGCTTGTTGCTGGGGCCCgtgtccctgccaggctggagccagTGGCCAGTTGTCACACAGTCCCGTGGCCCAGTGTGTGCAGACAAGCGGCATTTCGTGTCCTGCGTGGGGAGCGTGTAAGGCCCCAGCTCAGATGGGCTTGTACAGCAGCGTGGTGACGTACTTCTTCTTGTAGCGGTGCGTGGCACTGAGCACCATCACGCCATCCTGAGGGAGACAGCGTCAGCACGTGGGGCCAGGGCACGCCTGGGGCTCAGGGAGCTGCCCCTAGTCCCAGAGCCAGTCCAATACACAacagggcagcggggcagagCAAGGGCAGGGTCTGATACAAGCTTAGCTcccccactgcagggaggaagcTGAAGGGAATTGTCAGGAAGTCACACCCTCTGCCCCTGTGCGTGCCACCCCTCACCAGGCAGCCAGCTCCCATCTGCACCCCCCAGCTGAGCAGgttctgctccctgcaggtgctgcaggctcctgggagccacagcagctcctcacctgcagcctggcaggaccTGCGCTTACCTTGATGGAGAGCGCGTAGAGGTGATTGAGCATGACGTGGTTGGGCTCGGGCAGCAGCGCTGGGTCACACTAGGAGGAAAGGAGTGTCACAGGGGAACAGCAGAGCCCTgatcccccagcccctggcagcacagggagctgctgtctCAGGCAGCTTGAGCTGCCACCGCCTCTGGCTGTTCTGAACAGGAACAGCTAAGCTAAGCAGGAGGAGTAAAGCACCAGAAGGCCCAATCAGTGTGGAAAATGGGAGAAGTCACGCCTTTCCTAGGAAATGCCAAGGGCTAGACCCCAGTCAAGGGGAGCTCAGGCTCCCTGCAGACAGGACTCCCTTTCCAACCCCAGTGTGGCTCTCTCAGTGGGCAGCATACTGGTACACACCGAGATATTGGTGTCCTTGTTGAGGATGACCTGGAGGAGGTGAGGCGGGAGGATGGGTGGGGATTTGAAGCGCTCCTCGGGCCGGTATACGTACATCTCCTGGCCATAAGGTCCCGGTGGGGAGCTGGATAAATCTAGAGATGACAAAGGCAGAGATATGAAATGGCTGAAGCAGGACAGGcgagcacagagcagctcctaaGAAGCAGAGAAGGACTCATCGAGGTCTTTCAAGCACAAACATCCTCCACAAGCCATGCGCAGGGATCTATTCTATAGCAACAGGTCAGCcttttcacagcagaaaaagcagctgGGCGAGCCCATGGCAATTCCCAGCAGGCTGTAAGTTGGTACATGCACTGACACAACACAGGCACCCCATGATGCCCAACACAAGACCGCTCAAGCACAGCTCTCGGCTCAGCCAGGTCTCTCTCCCTGCAGGAAGCAGCTGGCTtgctccagagctgtgcctgcagcaggaggggcacagggagcaggttGCTCTAGGTGCTGCCTGATGATGAGGCCCAGGGAAGGCAAATAGAAACTCTACACTGAGCAGCTGCTCCAAACATGGGAGGGACCTGGGGAGCTTGTGGTCACTGAAAGCTGGACTGGCTGCTACATCTGATCTGAACCTCTGGGAACAGCCAGCCCCCAGAAGGGCTCCATCTCCtcgggctgctgctgctgctggctggcttCTCTCCAGCAGAGCATCTCTTGTCCAGGCTGGGAAAGGACATGGAGCTGAGCTGTACCTGAGATGGGGCTGTACCAGGCACAGACACACGACTGAGCTTCCTGCCAGCATTTCACACTGAgccagcaccactgctgcctgtGTGGTAACCTAAGCTGCTGCTGTAACACAAGCAGACAGGGAGGTTTGCAATGTGCTAGCACTGGTACAAATTACATTGGCATGAAAACCAAGAGTAGCTGCTGAAAATAAACTGGATCCTGCTATCACCTAGCTTGTACCCCGGATCAAATGACTTACAGTTGACCAGACAGAAGGGGCTGATGTTCCTGGCATTTCCCAGTACGAAACGGCTCCCTCAGCTacacactgcagcagctctgctctgggatggtGCTAGCACAGAACAAGTTACACCAACACAGCCCCTCCAGAGAGACGAGGCCTCAGCTGTGGGCTGAGGAGGACACGCTGCCCAACACTACTCACCCCCAGTGAAGGCCCACACCTCTGCCCAGGGGGTCTGTGCACCCAGAGCAGTGAGTCTCAGAGCAAAGAAGGTGGAAAATAGCACATGCAAAGCTGTAATGCCACAAAACTCACCCCGACCTGAGGTTTCTGAGCTTTCCAAGGAATCCACCTTCAACGCATCAAACACCTCAAAGTCAGACTTCTTGACATGGATGAGGTTGTTTATCGTCCCCATCTGGCTGGTAACTACAGGCTGGAAAGAATTGGGGTGAAAATCCTCCTGTGTTCACCTCCAACTGAGGCACATTCAATGCTTCCTAGATCCTCCCAGCCCAAGCTGTCTTTGCTGCAACACTACCTCCGAGCACAGGTGGCTGGTGTCCCTCTCTGCCCTATGCTTGTAGACCTGTACTGTTTACCCTGGGAGGATTTTCCTTTATCACAGGCTCCTACACCACCTCCTGTTTCCATCCTCCATCCTGCTACATGCCCATGGGTAGGTGTGTTGTCCTTCCCATGCTGCACCCCCCATGATTCAGTTTGGAGAACCCGTGAGTGCTGACTTCATGGTCCATCTTCCCATTGCCAATTCTCAGTGGGACCTGAGGGCCTTCTGGCATTTCCCCGCCCTTTCCCAATGCTTCCCCATAAATCATGACTAAGTCCAGAGAAACCAGCCTCCAAAATGAGTCAAGAGATGGAGGTGTGCCTTTTGTTTCAGGAGATAAGTCTCTGCTCTTCCTGTTCCCCCTCTGCTGCAGTTACATCCTGTCTAGTTCCCTGAAGAAGACAAGATCTGCAGGGATAAAGCTTGGAGCATTACCTCAGATGGATCATGGACCCACTGGCCATCCACAAAAAATTTGTACTGGTGCTCTCCTTCTGGAAGGTCCAGGATAGCAACGAAGTCATTGTGGCTGTGCAGAGAGAACAGATGTGCAACAGCATCAGCCTGTTGATGCTCTGAATGCTGCTTTTCCGTGGGGCCCCAGGaaccagcactgcccagcccctctACCCCAACACCTTCATGCAGGGTTAGGCTTGCTCATCATCAGTGACCCAAGGCGTGGCCATGACAGACACGAGCATTGCAATGCTCGTTTGAGCATTCCATGGCTCAAACCCCTGGCAGCCCAGCTGCAAATGCCAGTCCAGCCCTCCGTGCCCCAAGAAAGTGGA is part of the Anomalospiza imberbis isolate Cuckoo-Finch-1a 21T00152 chromosome 9, ASM3175350v1, whole genome shotgun sequence genome and harbors:
- the PRKAB2 gene encoding 5'-AMP-activated protein kinase subunit beta-2 isoform X1: MGNTTSERVSGERHGSKSHRSDGSGASHPAKEHPHKIMVGSTDDPSVFSSHDSKIPGDKEFVSWQPDLEESVKPSQQARPTVIRWADGGKEVFISGSFNNWSTKIPLIKSHNDFVAILDLPEGEHQYKFFVDGQWVHDPSEPVVTSQMGTINNLIHVKKSDFEVFDALKVDSLESSETSGRDLSSSPPGPYGQEMYVYRPEERFKSPPILPPHLLQVILNKDTNISCDPALLPEPNHVMLNHLYALSIKDGVMVLSATHRYKKKYVTTLLYKPI
- the PRKAB2 gene encoding 5'-AMP-activated protein kinase subunit beta-2 isoform X2; this translates as MGNTTSERVSGERHGSKSHRSDGSGASHPAKEHPHKIMVGSTDDPSVFSSHDSKIPGDKEFVSWQPDLEESVKPSQQARPTVIRWADGGKEVFISGSFNNWSTKIPLIKSHNDFVAILDLPEGEHQYKFFVDGQWVHDPSEPVVTSQMGTINNLIHVKKSDFEVFDALKVDSLESSETSDLSSSPPGPYGQEMYVYRPEERFKSPPILPPHLLQVILNKDTNISCDPALLPEPNHVMLNHLYALSIKDGVMVLSATHRYKKKYVTTLLYKPI